In the genome of Juglans microcarpa x Juglans regia isolate MS1-56 chromosome 6S, Jm3101_v1.0, whole genome shotgun sequence, the window ATGAACAGTGATtagaaaaattaagatttgaaactttaaatctcaacccttGAAACTCCAGAATTGATCCAACAGTAGaggttaaaacattaaaaataaacaaacttaaaatagattattaaaatatcaattcaattttaatttataaaatactaatattttatcattaaataaaaaatagagttttgttaaatatttttaagagaataaaatcatataaataattataatttttaatataatttaaatctcattatatttttaattaactaaaatcatttagataaaatgattgttTTAGTACTCCCTGAGTCATTGAGTTGTATGGTTaaattctacaattcatatattttgttaagaaaactattgctagaatatccaaaatcttttaattttcatattactcatattattgtaacattttgttatcattatgatgcttgttaaaatttatttttctactcttccacattaaattattgactaattaattttattttaaaaaaattttatttttacattttgtagaTATTAGTCACTAGGAATTGCACGTCACtcagtgtgtgtatatatattgtccATTACTATTCCCCAGTCTTCCCCCAACCCCAGCCCCAAATTCCCTCAATGTGGGTGTAAGCCAACATTACCTCCACCACCACTACTCCAACACAGACAAAAACTCACGCCATCACCATCAATGGCGTAAAGCAACGCCAACTCCAAAAATCCTTGCGTGCACCAAACCATGATATATAggaatttattgaaaaaaagcaaaatttaaagaaaatggaactTTAACCCAGCAACTGTCAACACTAGTTTCTAAATACACACTGGTCGAAGCTAGGAGAAAAGAATGTCCAAGTGTTTAGTTTCTTCCAGGTTATGTTAATTGATAACTGAATTCGGAAGAATTAAACCTGGGAAATCCCGGAGAGTTGTTGTTGCAAGGTATTTTCAATTGCATCCATGAGATCACTGTTGCACTTGCTTTCGCTAGGATGAGCGATTCTTCCGCTTATAGAGTTGAAACCACGTCCCGTCTCGCACAATGGAGGATCGACAACTTGGCTTCCTGCTCCTACCACAAGTCCGGTCCTTTCAAGATGGGCAACTGGAACTGGTAAAACTCAAAAACAATCCTCCTGTACCTATGTTTTGGCATCATCATGCTTTCAATTGGATTGAAGGTGCTTACATGAAGCCGACACTTTTACCTGTCTTTTATAAGCATGTTCTCGATCGACTCTCGAGAAGATGAAAGTGAAATCATCTTTGGGACAGAgtgagttttaattttaatttttggtttgtGTTTGTATTGAAGGCATTTATCTGTGGAAAAGCATCGCTTGTTGTATGTTAAGTTATACCCTGAGATATCGAATATAACAAAAGATAATCCCCCGATTGCATCTTTCATCGTCCGAGTGGTCACTTCTGTTGGAGATCGCAGGACGACCTTCACTCATCCAGGTAACAACGATCATGGTTTCTTTTTTTGCATTTGCAAATAGGAAAAGCTTCGAGGATGATGCCCTTTGGCGCCTTCATTTATCAACCAAAATGCATTTGGACTCAGGATTGGTGCATTAGAATTTAGTGtttgtcttttctctttttctttctcggGGAATTAGAAAATTAAGACTTTTTTGATATCATGGTATGTTTTTGACCCAGTAAAAGCCCATATATTATGCATTGGAACATAGTCAGAACAGGTAACTGTGTCTTCTATGCATGCAGAGATAACAGACAAGCAGCTCAAGAATAACGACGATTTTGTCTGGGCAATAGAGGTTCCATTAGCTGGGAAATTTATCATCGATATTGAATTCCTTGACTTAAAGATTGCATCTTCAGACGTAAGCATCTatttgcctcttttttttttagtttaactACCATTCTACTCTACTGATTGAAAAGCATAATTATCCTAAAAGAAAGTGACCATAAATTTACTCTAGAAAATTTTCCTGGATCGGAGAATGATGGCTGTGTAAATGAATGTACAGGGTCGACAACCTTGCTCTATTTGGGCTGACAGACTCACGGAGAAACGATCCAATGCGACAGCTCTTGCATCTCTTGGTCAGATGTTGACAGACGACATCCATACAGATATTAGAATGAATGCCTCTGGTGGAAGCATTGGAGCCCATCGTGCTGTTATTGGTGCAAGATCCCCTGTTTTCCACAGCATGTTCTCTCATAACTTGAAGGAGAGAAAAATGTCTTCCATAGATATACCTGACATGTCAATCGATGCTTGCCGAGCTTTTCTCAATTACATATATGGGGACATTGAACATGAAGATTTTCTCAAGCAACGGCTGGCACTTGTTCGTGCAGCggataaatatgatatttccGACTTAAAAGAGGCTTGCCATGAGAGTCTTGTAGAAGACATTGATGCAAAAAATGTACTTGAGAGACTTCAGAATGCATATCTATATGAATTGCCAAAATTGAAGACCAGCTGCATGCGATATCTTGTGAGGTTTGGTAAGATATTTGACATACAAGAAGATTTCAATTCTTTATTGCAGTGTGCAGATAGGGACCTGATAGCTGATATCTTCCATGAAGTTCTAGATGCCTGGAAAGGTTTCTGAAACCCTGCCTGCCAACAAAAGATAAGGAGAAGAACAAGTGTGTTAAGTCTGTGTATTTAGTTGTTGGGAAAATCTGGAGTGGATGGAATTAATTATACATAAAAGGAATGTTTTAACTCGATGGGAGAGGAACacattctttaatattattcataaaatgaaatgcaattAATTCATTTGTTGCTGTAAACTTAGATTTAAAGATGTTctgattattttagaagcacaGATTGTTTCCGGGGGAGTTCTGCTAGCTCTTACCTACCACAGTACAGTAGGTTCGTAATGCATGCATCGAATTGGACTGGCTACACATGACTATATTGAACACTCAGAATCCATCGGCTATACATCACCACCAGCCTTATCATCTTAACATTATCCTAGGCTTGTGTAACTACTTTACGTTTCATACTTATCTCATGTAAACTCTTGTAacaaactattatatatatacaatacacGGTAGCTACTCTACATAATGGTAGAAttgattttccaaatttaattctttatggtatcagagaatTTCCTCTGACTCACGTCTTCCTCGATCCTATGGCCGCTGACTCAAAACACCTCAGCCATATCAACCACCAACCCCATCACACCTTCTACCCCACCTACTGTCAGCCTTCATCATGTTGTCACCATTCGCCTTACCAAGGATAACTATCTTCTATGGAAATCTCATATGGTTCCCTACTTTCGAGGCCAAAAGGTTTTTGGCTATATTGATGGCAACATTCCCTGCCTAGCCCAGTTCTTGCCTTCTACTACCTCCGAATCTGCACTCAATCCCGCTTATACTCAATGGGTGGATCAAGACCAAGTCATTCTTAGCTCTTCACTTTATTCTCTATCTGAGGACATTATGGCAACAATGGTTGGCCTCACCACCTCTCATGCGGTTTGGACGTCCGTTGAGAAGTTTTTCTCTACCAACACACGTGCTCGGGTGATGACCACTCGACTTCAACTGGCAGCTCTCAAGAAAGGCAGCAACTCAATTTCTAAATACTATCATAAGGTCAAGTCCTACTCGGACTCTCTTACCACTGCTGGACAACCTCTGAATGACCTTGAGTACACCTACTACCTCTTGGGAGGCCTTGACTCATCTTATGAGTCCCTTGTTACCTCTATTCTCACTCGTGTGGATCCCATGCCTGCAGATGAGATTTACGGTCATCTTCTTACTCATGAGTTGCGCCTTCAACGACAACAATCAACTGTAGATATGGCAGTTAGCTCTGCCAATGTTGCCACTCGTGGTGACTTTTCTCGTGGTCCTCCATCTTCAAATTCTCCCTTTCATAACAATTCGGCCTTATCCTCATGACCAGCTGCCTTCCTCTCTCCGGATCATTCAAAATTCAACTCACTCGTATCTCACTCTACCTCATCCACTACCAAGTCCCCTACTCCCATTCGGTGACTACCCCCTCCTAGTCTTGACGTGGTGCTCTCACCCACTCCTTAAGCTCATCCAATGACCACACGCTCGCAAGTTGGCATCTTTAAACTGAAACAATTTTCTGATGGGACCATAAAGTACCCTCTTGTTCCTCAAAGTCCAGGTATGAATGTTGTGGGAAACAAGTGGGTGTTTCGGTTCAAACTCAACTTTGATGGGACTCGCAATTGGCGCAAAGCTCGCCTTGTTGACAAGGGCTATCATCAACAACCGGGTATTGACTACTTTGACACCTTCAGTCCAGTAGTCAAACCCGCCACCATTAGGACGTTTCTCTCCCATGATGTCCCTCATGGCTGGCCCCTTCACCAAATCGATGTGAACAATGCCTTCCTCCATGGCCTCCTATCTGAGGAAATTTATATGGCTCAACCGCCTGGTTATGTCCACCCAAAGCTTTTCGACTATGTTTGTCATTTGCATAAGGCAATTTATGGCCTGAAACAAGCACTTCGCACCTGGTATTCTCATATTTATGAGAAACTTATCtcccttggttttttttttattccaaatcggattcctctctttttatttatcatcaagGTGGCGTTTTCCTATTTGTCCTTGTTTATGTTGACAACATTATCATCACTTCCTCGCATGCAAGCTCTGTGGAATCTTTCATCCGAGCCTTAAATCATGTTTTTTCTCTCAAGAACCTTGGTGaactcaattattttctaaaagtgGAAGCTACCAAAGTTCCGAATGGTCTCTTTTTATATCAGCGCAAgtacatttttaatttattggagAGAACAAAGATGTTCGAAGCCAAACCGGTCTCCTTGCCTATGTCTACATCCACCTCCCTTTCCAAGTTTGATAGCACCTCCTTTGATGATCCTCATCTATATCGGAGCACTGTTGGCTCCTTACAATATCTATCCCTAACGAGACTAGATATTTCCTTTGCCATCAACAAAGTTTGTCAATACATGCCTCATCCCTCCATTTCTCATTGGGCAACCGTTAAACAAATCCTACGCTATCTCAAGAATACCATTGATCATGGTCTCCTTCTACGTCGTGGATCCACCTCTCAGCTCTCTATCTATTCCAATGACAACTGGACTGGTTGTGTCGATGATTGCAAATGCACAGGTGCCTACTGTGTTTTCCTCGGCCCAAATATTATCTCTTGGAGCTCCAAGAAACAACCTATAGTTGCTAGATCCAATACCGAGTAGGGGTGAAAATCGACCCTTTCAGTGCGATTTTTGGGCAAAACCGATGCCGACTGATGAGAGAAAAAGGGGAGGAGCAACTGACTGTAACCGGTCGATGAGGAGTGGTAAAACCGGCCGGCATAGTTTCGGCCTGTTGCCATCGGTTCATCGGCGTGAACATCAATTCCCATGAGTCATATAAATTTCTCAACACTCAATAATACAGATTCAACAATAGACATCAACTATacaaatccaaacaataaacatCAACTAtcccatgagagagagagagagagagagagaaagagatgaaagGGAGATGAGAGACTTGAGATAGAGGCTTTGAGAGCCCGAGAGGGAGATGGCATCGCCGCATCGGAGAGGAAATGGCATCACCATCAGAGAGGGATATGGTATCGCCGCATCGGAGAGGGAGGCTTGGGGGGGTGGCTACTGCTGGGGAGAAACTGagaatgaaggaaaaatttCGAAGGAAGAATGAGGAAGAAGGGCTCGTCAGGGGTCTTTTACCTTAATTCAAAACGGGCCATTAcgtttatacttttttttttacaacctgAGTCCCCAAAATGACGttgtttcacttatttaagtgaaacgacattgtttcatatacatatatttgaaaaaaaaaaaacatgttgatGTTGGCCAATTCAGCAGTTTTTCCCTGGGTCGAACTGGGACCGAACCAGCTGATGTTAGTTTTGCTTAATTCCTGCTGTCAGCCAACCGGTTCTCTGCTAGTTTTGGCCGGTTCCGTGCTCTAGCGGCCAGTTTGAATCGGTGCCGGCCGGTTTTCTTGGTTCCTTTACAACCCTAGTACTGAGGCTGAATATAAAACTGTCGCCAATGCCACTGCCGAGTCCATCTGGGTTCAGTCCCTCCTACGTGAGatgagtatctctctctctcatccaccCACTAATTGGTGTGATAATGTGGGTGCTACGTATGTCACGGTGAATCCGGTGTTTCATGCGTGCACGAAGCATATCGAGATTGACTATCATTTTGTCTGAGAACAAGTTAAGCGCAAGGCATTAGACGTCTGCTTCATCTCCAACAAAGATCAGCTTGTCGATGTCTTCACAAAGCTGCTACCTTCTCAATGTTTTAGCTTTCTCAGGAGCAAGCTCAACGTCCTTCCAGTACCGTTCAGCTTGAGGGGGGATATTGAACACTCAGAGTCCATCAACCATACATCATCACCAGCCTTATCATCTTAACATTATCCTAGGCTTGTGTAACTACTTTAAGTTTCATACTTACCTTATGTAAACTCTTGTAacaaactattatatatatacaatacacAGCAGCTACTCTACATTATGGTAGAGTTGATTTTCCAGATTTAATTGTAAGACTCAGTTGCTGCCAGGCCCTGGCCCAAACCCAACTCCCTTTTAAGGAGCAATACGTTGTCATGGACAGgtaaggtctttttttttttttgttttctttttcctctaccTATAGCTTCTCTTTTCCCCTTATTAGTTtctgaaattttgaaaactttttttgCTCATTAGCCCCTTTTCCTGCATCTTATCTCCCACGAAATCCCACTTCTCCCTAATCCCTTTCAGTTACTCAAGTTCCGTATTTTTCCTTTAGCCTCACGCTCTCTCTCAATCTCCTGCATTTTTCAGAGTGTGTTGGTGCTGCGTTTTTGGGTGAAAGTCTAGATTGGGTCCGAAGCTCCTCACATCGGTAAGGTtccatcctctctctctttctctctctctcgttctctctctcttcctgaATCCCATGATCTCATCGATTTCTTCCGTcactttgtattttatttttttccttactttcaACCTCACTCACAACAGAAGCCTCTcacatcctctctctctctctctctctctctctctctctctctctcttgctctgcTGCGATTTTTGGTGGAAATTTCAAATTGGATTGCTGAGATTTCGCAGACGGTAAGCcaagccctctctctctaaatctgATTTTTTGTTATCTCTTGTTGTTCAAAGTTTCTATCCCAAATTTTAGTGAGTTTACGTTATTATGGACTGCTTGATGGATAATTACAGGGTAGATTCAATCCTAGGCAGCGccattttttttactcaaatcaACAGTTTGTTACTTTGGAGATCGTGAAAGGTAATCACGAACACTACTCTTGAAGCTATACTTTTTTGGaaacttcttttattcttgTGGAACTGTATTGTTGAAAGATTTGTTATGGAAGTTTAGGTGGTGAtgttaggcttcgtttggtgattaaactcatctcaactcatcatcacaactttttcaaattgcaatacaaaatataataaataatttaactttttcaaatcccaaaataataataatattaataaataatattctaacaatattttatcatctcaactcaattcagttcaacatccaaatccAGCCTAAGTGTAAGAGGTATGGGTGCTGGAAATTTTTAAAGAGGAAGTTGTTTGGcttttgtgaattatttattgttattttgaaatatgtgtAAATTGTAGAGTTATAGTGgtgatatgataaaattttgtggCTATCCAGGGAAAAACATGGATTGTTTTGGGTGTTACTTTTTAGTTGGTGTCAACTTTTGGGATGGTTTATTTGAATGCTTTGTGTGAAGAGGTTGGTTGGATAGGCGTGCCATGTGTTGTGACATTATTTGGGGTTGAATTTTATTTGGGGTTGTGTAGGTTACGCTATGACTATTTTTGGACTATTATAAACTTAGCTATTGATTGGCTTATCCAGTTTTATCTCTTAAGAGTTGTAAGCTTTGGTTAGTTAAGTTTGTATATTAGTTTGGTATAGTTATTAACGTGtgcataatttttataatataggtTATCGTGACATGGCTAGAGTACAGTTTCAAAATTTAGAGAATTCACtacaagagtcaggtaagcggagttcctatacTATGCTTTACacaaattattgagactgaggttgactttctaaaaattatgcatgttttgttatgaaatgagaacttgggaaaacaacATCGGTCGGGTATTTGTAagggtgttcatccgggttccaaccCGGGAACCCGGGTCTACCCGGACCGGATTTACCCGGGTCAGACTCGGGCTGGAACTCGGGTAAATCCGGGTTTTGAAAAACCCTGATTCCGGGTTCCGGGTTGAacccggatttttttttttattaattgtacttcaaatattttgtctccatttagaatttcaaatcatattctcaataaaAAACCAATATAAATCTCTTTTAGTCTTACTTCTTAATACAACATAAGCATATAAgcaattaattaactttttacctaaatgcatgtaaaaaataaataaatcaatattcatcatgtaaaaaatgcatgagacatacaagatgcaatcaattacatattacattgtttgaattaatttgctaagaatattacaaaacacatacattgctttaattagactctaatacacaacaaattgtttgcaaaaaattagaaatttttctatcaattagctcttcttccaacaatcacAGGATAGCTCTCTTGGCTGAATCAGAAACTAGTATTTGATGTTGTTGCGCTCCATATGGGAAAGGAGCATTTGTTACAACCTGTTCAAACTAGAAGCAATATAATATGTCATTGTTAGGTGGCTGATTGTTACAACCTGCAATGCTCTGGAACTAATCTCAGTATAATTTATAtgctgaaaattttaaattgctgTCAGCAGCCATTATGCTAAGTAAAAGAATCATCTATTTATACAGTTTCATGCAAATTCTATTTAGCTAACCTTTCTTGGAAAGTTCACAAACAAGCAATCCTAACATATAAGCATACGCCATATTACAATAGGAGCATACAAGTTTGAATTTCCTGGCttcaatagattttttctttctatttcatGAACAAGTTTGGATCTTACTGGTGACTATGGTTGTGCTCCTTGGAAGATCAAGAGGTAAAATAAGACTGGATCCTTACCTCCAGATCTTTCCTTTGATACCATTTCCCTTTCAGCATGAACTCTTGATCTAATAAATCGTCTTTCGGGTCATATTCAGCTCTGCAGCCCAAGATGGAAAGTCATTTAAACTAGTTGAAgcatattttaaaacattaagCAAAAAATGACAATCAGCTCGCTTAGGTAACCAGAGGTTGCATAACTAAAGCGGAACCTTaatatatcacaacataatcaTGAGTTCAAAACATATATGTTTAATTCTGAATGTGAAGCCATTCAGATGGATCATTCAAAACATTATGAACATGATAGGAACTATTGGGTCCAAGACACTGAGACAGGTTGATAAGAATAGGTTAAATTAGGTCAATGAGTGACATTAGCAGACTAAGATATTTCACTTTAAAGCTAATAGCTCGTAAATTCGTAAACATAGGATTACATCCTAGCGTACAGCCATGTAACAACCTACAAGTTTGTGGTGGTGAAATCCTATGCTTGTTCTGCTGCCTTCCACACATACATAGAAAATAAGTCTTACAAGAAAGAAGGGTGCCATTCTATAATTGAATCGGGCTAAGTTGAATCGGGCTAAGTAGTGTGCAGGGTTTTCGTTTACCCTAGCGTCCCATACCCAAGTACCCAACCAGACATCTTCAATTTACTTTCCTACCTTTTCACCTCAACCAATTGTAGCAGGTCAATTTTAAAGCAATTTCCGTTGGTAGCATGGCAGCCCAAGTCCATTTTCTAAACTAAGAAATAACAACATTCAAGATCCGAGAAAGAACAAAATAGAAGCAATGAACTTACTCTAGATTTTTTTCAGCATGAATGGGAAGAGAGACTCACAGCAGCCTCTGTTGAAAATGAAGCTAcataatcatctaaaaaaatattaaaaatgagttagatatataataaaccgagatagatagatattaaaaaaatatttcaagtttcaaacttacctTCAAGATCCATCGACTGTACGTATTCTTCCAACTCCTGAATGTCGACAGGTTTGGTCCTTAACCAATTTTGAGTGCAAATGAGGGCTTCAACGGTCTctggagacaatgaactcctaAAAGGATCCAAGATGCGTCCTCCAGTACTAAATGTGGACTCCGAGGCAACAGTGGAAATGAGGGTAGCTAACACATCACGTGCTACCTCAGCAAGAACAAGATAATTGGTGGAATTAACTctccaccaatccaaaatatcaaaactggGTGATTTTTGTGCACACCCCTCAGACAAATACAGATCTAGTTCTGATCTAAACTCCATAAACCCTTGCTCCAGAAGAAATTTTTCTAACCTGATATCAAATTTAGTCGAGATAgtagtagaagtagaagtagaagtagtgCTTGGCCTCCCTTGAGCCACATTAGAACTCCTTCCACTACCCACACGAAATTTGTTATACTGCTCAATCAAGCGGCTTAACAAGAGTTTAACCTTGGCCTCTATTCTATCCGCCAACTCATCCCTTTTGCACTGACTCAACCAAAACTTCATTGCTATCATTTTATATCGTGGATCAAGCACAAAAACaacatatatcatcaagttgaacctATATGTGCTGccccaatatttttcatacttacttttcatatttatgcccATGGTGCTAGTGATAATATCATGACTATTGCACATATCATTTAATGTATCTTCAATTGTGCAAAGTTCTTGGAAGTATACATTAGCCGTCACATACAAAGAACCATAAATGTTCAATATAACGTCATAAAATACTTTCAGtaactctacaaaaatatgtGCTTTTTTCCAATCATCAACAGTGGGGTTCACGAATTCACTATCCACACACATATAATAGTGTTTAAAGGCTTGTTTGTGTTTTTCAGCGGCACTCAACATCAAATATAtggagttccatctagtaggaatATCCAAGCAAATCATCCTCctactaatatttttctttaccgCACAAGCCTTGAACTTGGCAAACCTCGACAGTGAAGACTTCACATATCTAACGGCATCTTTAATTCTTGTTACAAACTCATAAACATCTCTCAAGCTGTCCATAACAACCAAATTCAATATATGGGTAGCACACCGCATGTGAAGAAACTCACCACCCAATATGGTACAATCACTATCCTTTATTCTCctcctcatgtaatcaacaGCAACATCATTAGAGGAGGCGTTATCAAATGTGATAGTCAAGATCTTATTAATCTCCCAATCATGCAACCCCAAGTCTAACACCCTCCCAATAGTTTCGCCCCTATGGTTGGGAATTTGgcaaaactttattatttttttgtgcaatttctagttacaatcaataaaatgtgcagtAATGCACATGTAGTTTATATTTTACACCGATGTCCAGGTATCGGTGGTTAGAGAGATTCTTTGACcatccaacaatttttttaccTGTATCTTTTCTTCGTTATACAGTTTAATACAATCCATTTTTAAAGTAATTCGGGATGGTAAAGTAAATCGAGACTCTAAATCAGCCACGTACTCAACAAACCCTGGGTTCTCCACAAGCCTAAAAGGCAATTCACACCTAATAAAAACTTAGCAGTTGATACCCTAAGTTTTTCTGCATCATACTTTACTAGACTTTGTGGGCTACATACTCTTCCCTCGGCATCCCTCTTAACACCAGATGACTAACTTTTTCCAACTCCTTTAAATCTAAGAGGGGAAATTTTACATGCATTCTGGAGGTGGTGTATCATAGATGAAGTGTCATTCTTGTAGTGGCAACTGTATAGCTTAGCGCAATAATTGCACTGAGCTTTTGGGTTATTTTGGTCAATAGGTTGCACTTTAGTAAAGTGTTCCCAAACCACTGATTGGTtactaggtgtttttttttattgtttgggtaAATGTGGGATGAAATGGGTAGGTTGttgtgtatatgtggatgaaaGGGTTGGAATACTCCCATGCTCCTCTACATCCACTGGAATAGACGAGGAGTCACCACCAACCCCTTGGGTTGTACCGACATTACAACTTACAGAATCTTCTTCCATctgttattgagtaataaaaaccaccaaacacaatataataaataatcaaacactaataataaaatataacacagagagagagagagataaaattataacactaataatcaaatataataaacactAAAtggttgtttattattttacaatattcaaACTGAACTTTCATGAGTAATTGAACTTCAGTGCATGACTATATATACTTGAACTCAATGATCAATTAGACCGACCTCTTAatattataatctttaaaatgcAACCAAGTCTCAGATCGAGAATACAAACAGAGCCATTtcagttaaaaaaaacaatgaatctTTCCAAGTTGACTGGATAGCAGGGCAAAAAGGgacaaaaacaaagagataaACAGGTTTATTGAATACGAGTCAGATCAATATAGAAAGCTGAAACTATAGGACCAAAGTTTTCTGACAACAACATCATTCCCAATAGAATGCATCAAAGAATCTTCTAGTGTTGTAACTCGGGCAACATGTTGATCatagagaaaaaatttataatagaaGTGTctatacaaaaatcaatatccAGGTTGAAGTGTCCATACAAAAGCATAAAGGGAAAGCCAATCTTCACAATCCTCTGGGCCACACACTATTTAGGCGTGACACTGTCAATTTCTCTATTattggaatttttattttttacttttttatttttaaaaagctACTCAAAGTATATGAATTCTGTGCAAAGTTTCCACTGAGTTAATTAGTACctacgtactatatatatatatatatatatatatatgcattcacttaattaatttcctatagtagaaatttgaattaaattcaGTTAAAAAGAAGACCAATATTAATTAGCCGTGGACCATAGCCGTATTCCCCTAAAACACATCAAGCTAGTTAGAACAAGCAAACCCaacaaataaaatcaagttGGGTATTCCCCTAACAATTAAAACCAAACCCAGAAATCCAATGGAGGTCTAGTACTCTACTCAACTAAGTGATTATCCCATCCAATGGAGGTCCAGAATCATAGTTAc includes:
- the LOC121237964 gene encoding BTB/POZ domain-containing protein At1g55760-like codes for the protein MSDSSAYRVETTSRLAQWRIDNLASCSYHKSGPFKMGNWNWHLSVEKHRLLYVKLYPEISNITKDNPPIASFIVRVVTSVGDRRTTFTHPEITDKQLKNNDDFVWAIEVPLAGKFIIDIEFLDLKIASSDGRQPCSIWADRLTEKRSNATALASLGQMLTDDIHTDIRMNASGGSIGAHRAVIGARSPVFHSMFSHNLKERKMSSIDIPDMSIDACRAFLNYIYGDIEHEDFLKQRLALVRAADKYDISDLKEACHESLVEDIDAKNVLERLQNAYLYELPKLKTSCMRYLVRFGKIFDIQEDFNSLLQCADRDLIADIFHEVLDAWKGF